A DNA window from Centroberyx gerrardi isolate f3 chromosome 3, fCenGer3.hap1.cur.20231027, whole genome shotgun sequence contains the following coding sequences:
- the LOC139922987 gene encoding serine/threonine-protein kinase pim-2-like produces the protein MPPPHRGCESVLQTKSLSALTSRRDPGRAVRHSEPSKLPVQEAGAERKRRSKRKASRKCSQEEEGAKKKRSGEAQHNQRCIGTHLTRDLENLLQTKTSKTCSKAEFKAKYEELGHLGEGGFGAVYHGYRKEDFLPVAIKHIALDQVICTPVCLNGQIVQFPLEVLLLYKVGGEPGSHGQNAAVTLLDHYELDQELILVMERPAPCMDLFDYVKESGGSLQEHEAKILLRQLVEAMLEIHGKGVSHGDIKFENLLVETGSRAPRLRLIDFGCGSFLEEGLCTRFFGTADYTPPEWYARGCHSAATTTVWQLGVLLYGALTGYFPFSSTMGTLFKRPVIKGELSQYCQNFLRSCLAKNPKSRPTLASLLLHPWLR, from the exons ATGCCTCCGCCACATCGTGGCTGTGAGTCTGTGCTGCAGACTAAGTCTCTGAGCGCTCTCACATCCAGGAGAGACCCAG GCCGAGCTGTAAGGCACAGCGAACCCAGCAAGCTCCCGGTGCAGGAGGCTGGagcggagaggaagaggaggagtaagAGGAAGGCCAGCCGTAAGTGCAGccaagaggaggaaggagccaAGAAGAAGAGAAGTGGGGAAGCCCAGCACAACCAGCGTTGCATTGGCACCCATTTGACCCGCGACTTGGAAAACCTCCTCCAGACCAAGACTAGCAAAACCTGCAGCAAAG ctGAATTTAAGGCAAAGTACGAAGAACTGGGCCACCTGGGTGAAGGAGGCTTTGGAGCAGTGTACCATGGATACCGTAAGGAGGACTTCTTGCCT GTGGCTATTAAACACATTGCCTTGGACCAAGTGATCTGCACACCAGTG TGTCTGAACGGACAGATCGTTCAGTTTCCCCTGGAGGTCTTGCTGCTGTACAAAGTCGGAGGTGAACCAGGATCACACGGCCAAAACGCGGCTGTGACCCTGCTAGACCACTATGAACTGGACCAGGAGCTGATCTTGGTCATGGAAAGACCTGCGCCCTGCATGGACCTGTTTGATTACGTTAAGGAGAGCGGTGGCTCCCTGCAGGAGCACGAGGCCAAG atcctcCTGAGGCAGCTGGTTGAAGCGATGCTGGAGATCCACGGCAAAGGCGTCAGTCACGGAGACATAAAGTTTGAAAACCTGCTAGTGGAAACCGGCTCCCGCGCTCCACGACTCAGGCTGATCGACTTCGGCTGCGGCTCCTTCCTGGAAGAAGGATTATGCACGAGGTTCTTCG gcACCGCCGACTACACCCCACCTGAGTGGTACGCCCGCGGGTGCCACAGCGCCGCTACGACCACGGTGTGGCAGCTCGGAGTCTTGCTCTACGGCGCCTTGACTGGGTACTTCCCCTTCAGCTCCACGATGGGGACCCTCTTCAAACGACCTGTCATCAAGGGCGAGCTGTCACAGT atTGCCAGAACTTTTTGCGGAGCTGCCTGGCTAAAAACCCCAAAAGCCGCCCGACCCTGGCGAGCCTGCTGCTGCACCCCTGGCTGCGCTGA
- the hmox1b gene encoding heme oxygenase, whose product METDKKTQTAAEQMTDRDLSEQIKTVTKESHVRAENTELMLSYQRGQVTLPQYKLLLCSLYEIYQALEEELDRNAEHPGVAPIYFPAELARLETIEKDLEHFYGQDWREKIVVPAATKRYAHRLRQIGKENPEFLVAHAYTRYLGDLSGGQVLGRITQKSLGLKSGEGLSFFSFPGVSSPNLFKQLYRSRMNGIELTEEERNGVLEEAVRAFELNIQVFDGLQKMLSVTQRESELQSCAAQSKLANGGPMLAKTLQIPGTMINASPLFRMVLGLFVALATVSMGIYAF is encoded by the exons atggagacagacaagaagacccagacagcagcagagcagatgactgacag GGATctgtcagaacaaatcaaaacgGTGACGAAGGAGAGTCACGTCAGAGCGGAGAACACCGAACTGATGCTGAGCTACCAGAGGGGGCAAGTCACCCTGCCACAGTACAAG cTCCTGCTGTGTTCGCTGTATGAGATCTACCAGGCCTTGGAGGAAGAGCTGGACAGGAACGCCGAGCACCCCGGTGTCGCGCCCATCTACTTCCCCGCCGAACTGGCGAGGCTGGAGACCATTGAGAAAGACCTGGAGCACTTCTACGGCCAGGACTGGAGGGAGAAGATCGTCGTCCCCGCAGCCACTAAAAGATACGCCCACAGGCTCAGACAG aTCGGCAAAGAAAACCCCGAATTCCTGGTGGCCCACGCTTACACCCGGTACCTGGGCGACCTGTCGGGGGGGCAGGTCCTGGGCCGCATCACCCAGAAGTCCCTGGGGCTGAAGAGCGGCGAGGGCCTGTCGTTCTTCTCCTTCCCCGGCGTCTCTAGCCCCAACCTGTTCAAACAGCTGTACCGCAGCAGGATGAACGGCATCGAGctgacggaggaggagaggaacggcGTGCTGGAGGAGGCGGTCAGAGCCTTCGAGCTCAACATCCAG gtctttgatgGCTTACAGAAGATGCTGAGTGTCACTCAGAGGGAAAGCGAACTGCAGAGCTGTGCAGCACAGTCCAAACTGGCTAATG GAGGTCCCATGTTGGCTAAGACACTCCAGATCCCCGGCACCATGATCAACGCCTCCCCGCTCTTCAGGATGGTCCTGGGACTGTTCGTGGCTCTGGCCACAGTCAGCATGGGAATCTACGCTTTTTAG
- the rnf11a gene encoding RING finger protein 11a, with protein MGNCLSSQGADDLSLLNESEGASLPGEPPPPYQERTQPVPVYHPTPGESRLASQLTEEEQIRIAQRIGLIQHLPRGIFDPGSDPSDKKVKECVICMMDFEYGDPIRFLPCLHIYHVDCIDPWLMRSFTCPSCMEPVDAALLSTYETN; from the exons ATGGGGAACTGCCTGTCTTCGCAAGGTGCCGACGACCTGTCTCTCCTGAATGAGTCCGAGGGAGCCAGTCTGCCCGGAGAGCCTCCGCCGCCTTACCAG gAGCGTACCCAGCCGGTGCCCGTGTACCACCCCACCCCCGGTGAGAGCCGCCTGGCCAGCCAGCTGACCGAGGAGGAGCAGATCCGCATCGCCCAGCGCATCGGCCTCATCCAGCACCTGCCCAGAGGCATCTTCGACCCCGGCTCCGACCCCTCGGACaagaaagtgaaaga GTGTGTGATCTGCATGATGGATTTTGAGTATGGGGATCCCATTCGGTTCTTGCCCTGTCTCCACATCTACCATGTGGACTGCATCGACCCCTGGCTGATGCGCTCCTTCACCTGCCCCTCCTGCATGGAGCCTGTCGACGCGGCCCTGCTGTCCACCTATGAAACCAACTGA